In Deferribacteraceae bacterium V6Fe1, one genomic interval encodes:
- a CDS encoding acyl-CoA thioesterase, with the protein METYALVRPEHLNHHGYLFGGVMLKWIDEFAWMAATLDFPNATFVTVAMNDIDFKKRVENGSILKFDIRNIKKGKSSVVYEVNVFARPPAAGAKEFHAFSTQITFVNLDKDGRPAKV; encoded by the coding sequence ATGGAAACTTATGCGCTTGTCAGACCGGAGCATCTCAATCATCACGGTTACCTTTTTGGCGGGGTAATGCTTAAATGGATTGATGAATTTGCTTGGATGGCTGCTACCTTGGACTTTCCCAACGCCACATTTGTAACTGTCGCAATGAACGATATCGATTTCAAAAAAAGGGTCGAAAACGGGAGTATTTTAAAATTTGATATCAGAAATATTAAAAAAGGTAAAAGCTCCGTTGTTTACGAGGTCAACGTATTTGCACGGCCACCTGCGGCAGGAGCAAAAGAGTTCCATGCTTTTTCCACACAAATTACGTTTGTTAATTTGGATAAAGACGGACGTCCCGCAAAAGTTTAG